DNA from Onthophagus taurus isolate NC chromosome 2, IU_Otau_3.0, whole genome shotgun sequence:
AATCTTTTACCATAGGAATAAAAATCGAGTACGTTCCAGCGATAGAACAGAAAAAAAGAGACTGGGCATAGATTGAAAACTCAATAGCCAAGATTGAGGCTAGTAAAAGAAGATATTGCGACTAAACTAACgcttgaaagaaaaaaagtgaTCCGAgggaaaacgaaaaacgaatTCTGGAAAGAAGGATAAAAAGGAAACTGAGCAGACACAAAGgatattggaaagaggattgTAAtggaaatagaagaaagagTTTAGGCAGAATGAAATGAATGAAGTTACAGATGTAGGTCAGAAATGGAAAACAACTTATCTTGTCATTCCGCAATCTTTGCTTGCTCGTAGATTCCTAATTGCctctatataaaaaaagagttATTTTGGGTTGAAGAGTTTTTGGACAACCTGTTACTCTTAGTCTATCTAACTGTTATcctttatgaataaatttttagtgttTCAAAAAGTTGCGACTTGATTAaggatgaattaaaaacacttaaaatagaaaatacaTATTTGTAAAGTCAAGTCAAacacataaaaaaacttttatgatTACAACGCAATtcaaatcgttttatttatttctagattttattgtaataggtttcgaaatatttaataaaacgacTGGTTTGGTTGATTATCGTTAATGAAATGTTGTAATTTCGCTTTATAAATTGGTTTGGATAAAATTTTACGAAAcggttttaattaaaccaTTATTCAGtttcctttttgtttaattattgtagtggtaggtattttgtttttttgaaaatccaattttaaaattgtattaaaccaaattattaaaacactaaaaaaggattaaataaaaatttttttttgtcatctATCGGATGAATATTGTGACCCAGTTATTTCAATCTAATTAAGTTACAACACGACAGCTATGATCGGCTTTTTTGGCACAGGTTTCGTGCAGGTTTTCTATTACATGGACGCTTCAATGGATAAGAATGTCTTCTAAAGCTTCGTCTTAGCATAAAAGACGTCACGTATAGATTGATATTGAAACCTATTATTGAACTAATTGGCTATACCTTGATCTTCTTTATGTCATAATTAATAACCGTTGGAATACcttgaatattaaaatgaatcataattaatatcttgatcaattaattaatcaagatGAGATTGATTTCGCGATTTCCGTTTGAAGTGATATGATTTAAGTAGTCATAATGAATCTAATTAGAAATCGAACTAATCAAAAATGATACAATTGgagtttattaaattatttaattcataaacaaataatattaatatgtcAAGATGTACTTACattaagaagaaaagaaaaataacagCACTTCGATAATGTAAGCACTCATCTCTTCCGAGTGAGCAAGTATGGACTAATGAagtttttcagaaaaaatCTCGACCTAATACCTAATAACACAGatatatttacaaatattgtttggACAAAgatgaaatatttaattggAAATCCACGTAATATAAcatattattaacttttgtgtAATGTAATCAGTTTCGTAGTAATAAATCATTGGGTGTGTTTACTTGTTTAATACCCTAAATCCTATTGTACAACAGTAGGATTTAGGGGTAGAAACGTATcgagtatttatttattcctaTTTGTTGTATAACATATTTAGTTGAGGTGGATTAAGAGAACAAGGATagtaattaattcattaaataaattggtttattttttttatatctactAACACCATGAATAAGATAAGATGTTAGAAGATGAAGGGGGACCAAAGATATCACCGAGTAAACCAAGCCCACTCTTACTGCTACTGACCTATTTTTCCCCAATATATATTCTCAAGGTCTACACCAAGGCTGgtcatttatttcaataaaccGTATCCTACATAAAGATGACCGGGAAAACGACGAAAATTGTGCTTACGATGGTGGTGGTTTTAAGTGTAACAGTAAAATTTGCAAGATCAGAAGATCAATATTTAGAAGAGTCGCAAGGGCAATGTTCCACtaaaaaagatgttatttcCTGCGCAAAATACAGAGTGTTAAAATATATTACGAATTATACGGAGAATAGTTTTTTCGAGGGCAGTTTTGGTCCGTTGAGAATGACGAGGTACGATGAAGTTGACGGCGAGGAAGAATCGCTGTTCTCAGGGGAAACACCGAGATTCTTGTCGGGTTATTCGGAGGTTGggaagttttttaattttgtcagGAGACAAGTTGATCACTTTTTAAACAGACAGAGTCTGCTTGTTTCGCTTCCCGAAGGAGCAAGATTTATTTCTTTGGATTCGGACagaaaaggtttttttttaattttttatatattgaatatattgtttttacgtttaatgattaaaaactttGATGTATGTTGGACATAGCGGTGAAAGGCACTCGTTAATTCGAAAACTGAATTAATCAGGTATTGCAAAAACTATTCGTTCGATGtaaacatatttaattaaattccaaACTCGTTCATAAAGTTTTTTAGGCTTGTTATCATTGTTAGTtataaataactaaattccttttttaaatagtaGCCTGATTTAAAGTCTGACAAATCCATCAAAATGactcttcaaaattaaataaaaatagaatgtcataaacataaatttttcatCACCCATTTCAAATCAAAATCATAGTGTTTTCGTTTAATTGAAGCAACAATTTATTCATAGGAGTTCTGAAGTGATACTGCTAAACAAAACCCATCAAAATTGCTTTATGTACAaggatataatttataatggAGCTTTTAACTGAAACGACTTCTTCTAACGCGTTCTTACAACCCCATGATTGTATATCGTTGAAAAGAGTCGATGGAAATCTAAGATTGAACATTTTACAtagttgtttttcaaatagtGAAGCTTGTATCATCTTGGGGAACTCCTCTTTAGATCTTTGCAGATATAGTTACACTAAAGTCATAACATTGTATaaaaggttttaaaaaattgaaataaaatttaaataaaatataaactcATTGTAGCTACCctagttattttttatatgtttttttatcaGCTTCGAAGATTAAGGTCGGTAGATACAAAGTATACAAACAAGTATATTTACACCGCTTTCGTTAGCATTGGATTAATACCATAGAAagatttatatcataataatatactatcaCACCCATGTTATAcggttaattaatttttttaacattatttgtGCAGGTGTAGATTCGAgaggaaaaaagaaaaaagccGATCTATTAATTTCGCTTCTCACGCTATTcaaagtatttaaaattaaagttttggtGGCTTTGGCACTCGCTGGAATCTTGGTAATTAAGAAAGTTCTTTTGGTTGGCGCGTTTATTTTGCCATCGGTTAttcataacttaaaaatgaGTTGTATGAAAGCTGCAGCTGGAGGAGGTTATCATCATGTAACTACTATAGAGGCTGATCATGAAGATTTTGGAAACGGATTCGGAGCTTATGGTAATTACTTatggtaaaaattttaatatacaatattattttaagcttttggtaaatttcagtTTAATttctaactttattattttaaattgtaagaTGCGAGAAAGTTAAGTGTAGGTCattccaatttattttcatttagtGTTCATGAAAATAACGGATATTTTATGTAGATCGTGTAGAAAATGTATTTTCTTACCTTCGTGTCACCATCTTGCCCGAGATGCGAGGCTGGACGGCGGGCGTCCGCTAAAATGGATTTCCAATTATCCAATTATCTACTATATTAGGTACCTGAGTTAAATGAGTGAGGGTCAATTATCCGATAACCAGCAATTAGTCAACGTTTGAGGATACGGTTCTGAGACGTAGTGGACGTTAGGAAGTAGAACGACCTTCTAGACACAAAAAATATTCGCctagaaataatttatacatCCGATTTCACTTTTCCTTCAGAACATAATATTAATTGGATATGATCTTCTTATATTTTAGGTGGAAATAATTATGGAGGACAATTCGGAGGTCAATTTGGAACTCAATACGGTGGTCAAACGGATAAATTTGGAGCTAACATTCAAAGGCGACAATAACAGACTTTTACTAATCGTATGAAATAAGTGGCAAGAATTAACAATACCAAAAACTactagaattattttttttaattttcatgtaAAGTGTGATTGtgtgtttttaaaacttatttatacttatttatttaagataaTTATAACAGGAATGGGATTACACTGTCTCCTTGCATAATTCCTGCTGGTGTATATATCCTTAATATAAGCtgctaaacgtttttttttgctttattttttaaaatttttgattcgttccatttatattttctaagaccttttcaaaaaaaataatacatttgttttttttttccgTTCTACCATAGTTTTTTTTTCCCAGTAGATTTTAGGAAAATACCTTCGTcgaaaaagaatttgttttaaatctaaGCAGAAAAGAACTCATCTTTTCTTTTGTGGTTTATAATGATCGCTTCGTCGCATTCGCGTTCCTTGAGATTAAAGCATTTCGTCTCGTTCTCACTTATACGACAGTTGTTCTAGTCGTCTCTCTTACTCTCATCCACCGCCTTCACACCTTTAAAAAGTATCACAAATCTTTAGTTGGATTTGCGATCTAATGaccaaatttaatctaaagtTCGTACTACCAaatgttaatttataataaaactaaatcttCCGTTGGATTTGtcgtaa
Protein-coding regions in this window:
- the LOC111427106 gene encoding uncharacterized protein — protein: MTGKTTKIVLTMVVVLSVTVKFARSEDQYLEESQGQCSTKKDVISCAKYRVLKYITNYTENSFFEGSFGPLRMTRYDEVDGEEESLFSGETPRFLSGYSEVGKFFNFVRRQVDHFLNRQSLLVSLPEGARFISLDSDRKGVDSRGKKKKADLLISLLTLFKVFKIKVLVALALAGILVIKKVLLVGAFILPSVIHNLKMSCMKAAAGGGYHHVTTIEADHEDFGNGFGAYGGNNYGGQFGGQFGTQYGGQTDKFGANIQRRQ